In Silene latifolia isolate original U9 population chromosome X, ASM4854445v1, whole genome shotgun sequence, the following proteins share a genomic window:
- the LOC141617232 gene encoding actin-52-like, with amino-acid sequence MPIYEGYTLPHAMTRLSMVGCDITDYLMKILTEKECSVPINNGRKIARDIKEKMSYISLDFNHEVETVNTSSSVEERYEMPDGQVITVGSGRFICSEALFKSSIIGLDALGIHEVVHYAMMKCDIYIREDMYRNFLLSGGTTMIPGFADRVSNEITNLAHRASKEITALAPRSMKLKVIAPPERKYSAWIGGSILASLDTFQQVKLCYILFKMVIYLKAIDYVFLMVQFESVWFMKLMVVQNLDTFE; translated from the exons ATGCCAATCTATGAGGGCTATACCCTTCCCCACGCTATGACACGTTTGAGTATGGTTGGATGCGACATCACCGACTACCTCATGAAGATTCTAACCGAGAAAGAATGCTCCGTTCCCATAAATAATGGTCGAAAAATTGCAAGGGATATAAAGGAGAAGATGTCTTACATTTCTCTTGACTTCAACCATGAGGTTGAGACTGTCAATACCAGCTCATCGGTCGAGGAAAGATATGAAATGCCTGATGGTCAGGTTATTACCGTTGGATCTGGGCGTTTTATATGTTCTGAAGCCCTCTTCAAGTCATCAATTATTGGTTTGGACGCTTTGGGTATCCATGAAGTCGTTCACTACGCCATGATGAAGTGTGACATTTATATTAGGGAAGATATGTATCGTAACTTTTTGCTTAGTGGAGGAACCACAATGATCCCTGGGTTTGCTGATAGAGTGAGCAACGAAATAACTAATTTGGCTCATAGAGCTAGTAAGGAAATTACCGCTTTGGCTCCAAGAAGCATGAAGCTCAAAGTTATTGCCCCACCTGAGAGGAAGTACAGTGCCTGGATCGGAGGGTCCATTTTAGCGTCTCTCGACACATTCCAACAGGTAAAACTTT GTTATATACTGTTCAAGATGGTTATCTATTTAAAGGCAATCGACTATGTATTCCTAATGGTTCAATTCGAGAGCGTTTGGTTCATGAAGCTCATGGTGGTGCAAAATCTGGACACTTTTGAGTAA